A stretch of the Medicago truncatula cultivar Jemalong A17 chromosome 5, MtrunA17r5.0-ANR, whole genome shotgun sequence genome encodes the following:
- the LOC11437410 gene encoding uncharacterized protein isoform X1, which translates to MEKVDTEIIPMPFPPYRRSHFRSHTYTTLLRILSHLSSSTVPDNGNVGMGQENQEKEPENSELKVGADVKDPKGPIPLKEIHDVHETIESVGDKGKDLSANAMVLDDAAAFLMGGDEQSTQTDGFHLEQTIMDELELVVKGDEDPVCDDSLIPLNCEKQNSGSEVDLMDYRVEHVEHLRSGTNTSESVSEVQSQVQGELNQLDVEGFNVSESTKGQASDSVISSTSSIQIERQQKETELVTLVCPLAGSIPTIQEGEFEKEEQYGHKVDEATHSSLDLDTNTEALNMTEDGGLLDSTILKDKCETQNEEKSEKLICVKNTTNSSDILIDEGDLEEGEISGEISMDGNTFDVSSADAIVSEQMKLDEIEKPGSSFENMTSPFNTGISFQGFPSNLFTVNAIQDTPTLTKNQVLRKGFMEETSHGNSSVVQQIVDASRNEQSGPDPKKKKNKKQMVDASGSKRGPGSQEKKTRKRKKYRKNKAEKNREPGGKRPKFIPEQKPKPKQCRHYMKGRCHEGDQCNFSHDAIPLTKSVPCAHYACGSCMKGNDCPYDHQLSKYPCSNFVSKGSCYRGRCMFSHQVQTSQDIPTPTNACKPELKSPLSSGNTNFSTPLNNHGTGSVQQTNSNSKGIYSHTNVEHKVTDVSQTKPTSAPKGIRFINVANLSPTTPKQDTVQPNKGNLVHGGTCADKGQNTVEISKKIPAVMPKGVNFLSFGKGSVCSFKLSIQSTAQEMILKLPQSVNFGLSEHSVSLLNKDDHGKAIDITAQNLPQTALFSHEISDKNQSMAERMKSRFLEKDSTDDSVRDHSHCKSAQEVNKASDNSQASTVTSATLLASPFVSLQSSEGLVSGCPKQASNIGQRALISTLAFAAEHESNIKMKCPTGASPV; encoded by the exons ATAATGGCAATGTTGGAATGGGGCAAGAAAACCAGGAAAAGGAGCCTGAGAACTCCGAGTTAAAAGTTGGTGCTGATGTCAAGGATCCCAAGGGTCCAATACCCTTGAAGGAAATACATGATGTTCATGAGACCATTGAAAGTGTTGGAGACAAGGGTAAGGATTTGAGTGCCAATGCTATGGTCCTAGATGATGCAGCAGCATTTCTTATGGGAGGAGATGAACAATCTACACAAACAGATGGTTTTCATTTGGAACAAACGATAATGGACGAGTTGGAGCTTGTTGTAAAAGGGGATGAAGATCCTGTTTGTGATGATAGTTTAATCCCCTTGAACTGCGAGAAACAGAATAGCGGTAGTGAAGTTGATTTGATGGATTACCGAGTAGAACATGTTGAACATCTGCGTTCTGGTACAAATACGTCTGAAAGTGTAAGTGAGGTGCAGTCGCAAGTACAAGGGGAGCTTAATCAACTTGACGTGGAAGGCTTTAATGTGTCCGAGTCAACAAAGGGACAAGCTTCCGATTCCGTAATTAGTAGTACATCAAGCATACAGATTGAAAGACAACAGAAGGAAACAGAATTGGTAACGCTGGTTTGTCCTCTAGCGGGATCTATTCCTACTATTCAAGAGGGTGAATTTGAGAAGGAAGAACAGTATGGTCATAAGGTTGATGAAGCAACTCATAGTTCTTTAGATCTTGATACAAATACTGAAGCATTGAATATGACAGAAGATGGTGGATTGCTAGACTCTAcaattttgaaagataaatgTGAAACACAAAATGAAGAGAAATCAGAGAAGTTAATTTGTGtgaaaaatacaacaaattctTCCGATATTCTGATCGACGAAGGAGATCTAGAAGAGGGAGAAATTTCTGGAGAAATTTCAATGGATGGAAACACATTTGACGTGTCTTCTGCAGATGCTATAGTTTCAGAACAGATGAAATTGGATGAGATTGAGAAACCCGGGAGTTCATTTGAAAACATGACTTCTCCTTTCAATACGGGTATCTCCTTTCAAGGCTTTCCATCTAATCTCTTTACGGTAAATGCAATTCAAGATACACCAACATTAACCAAAAATCAAGTCTTGCGCAAAGGATTCATGGAAGAAACCTCTCACGGGAACTCGTCTGTAGTACAG CAGATTGTTGATGCCAGCAGAAATGAACAAAGTGGTCCTGAtcctaagaagaagaaaaacaaaaag CAGATGGTTGATGCCAGTGGGAGCAAACGTGGTCCTGGTTCTCAGGAGAAGAAAACTAGAAAGAGG AAGAAGTATCGAAAGAACAAAGCAGAAAAGAACAGAGAGCCAGGTGGTAAAAGGCCAAAGTTTATTCCagaacaaaaaccaaaacctaAACAATGTCGCCATTATATGAAAGGAAGATGCCATGAG GGGGACCAGTGCAATTTCTCACATGATGCTATTCCTTTAACAAAGTCCGTG CCATGTGCTCACTATGCCTGTGGCTCTTGTATGAAAGGGAATGATTGCCCATATGATCATCAGCTTTCCAAGTATCCTTGTTCCAATTTTGTGTCTAAAGGCTCCTGTTATAGAGGTCGTTGTATGTTTTCACACCAG GTGCAAACCAGCCAAGATATACCTACGCCTACAAATGCTTGCAAACCAGAGTTGAAGTCTCCTCTTTCGTCAGGAAATACAAATTTCAGTACACCACTGAATAATCATGGCACTGGTTCTGTCCAACAAACCAACTCCAATTCTAAGGGAATTTATTCTCACACCAATGTAGAACATAAGGTGACAGACGTTTCACAGACAAAGCCTACCTCAGCACCCAAAGGAATTAGATTTATAAATGTTGCTAACTTATCACCTACTACACCAAAACAAGACACGGTACAACCAAACAAGGGAAATCTTGTCCACGGTGGAACATGTGCAGATAAAGGTCAAAATACTGTggaaatttctaaaaaaattccaGCTGTCATGCCCAAGGGAGTCAACTTTCTTTCTTTCGGCAAAGGTTCTGTTTGCAGTTTTAAACTTTCTATTCAATCCACTGCACAAGAAATGATATTGAAGTTGCCTCAGTCAGTCAATTTTGGTTTGTCTGAACATTCAGTTTCACTGCTGAATAAGGATGATCATGGAAAAGCTATTGACATAACTGCACAAAATTTACCACAAACTGCGCTATTCTCACATGAGATTTCAGACAAAAACCAATCCATGGCAGAACGAATGAAATCAAGGTTTCTGGAGAAAGATTCAACCGATGATTCTGTGAGGGATCACAGCCATTGTAAATCAGCTCAAGAGGTAAATAAGGCATCTGATAATTCTCAGGCTTCAACTGTGACCTCAGCTACGCTTCTTGCTAGTCCCTTTGTTTCACTTCAATCTTCAGAAGGCCTGGTATCTGGATGTCCTAAACAAGCATCAAACATAGGCCAAAGGGCACTCATTTCGACTTTAGCTTTTGCGGCGGAGCATGAATCAAATATTAAGATGAAATGCCCTACTGGTGCTTCACCTGTATGA
- the LOC11437410 gene encoding uncharacterized protein isoform X3, whose amino-acid sequence MEKVDTEIIPMPFPPYRRSHFRSHTYTTLLRILSHLSSSTVPDNGNVGMGQENQEKEPENSELKVGADVKDPKGPIPLKEIHDVHETIESVGDKGKDLSANAMVLDDAAAFLMGGDEQSTQTDGFHLEQTIMDELELVVKGDEDPVCDDSLIPLNCEKQNSGSEVDLMDYRVEHVEHLRSGTNTSESVSEVQSQVQGELNQLDVEGFNVSESTKGQASDSVISSTSSIQIERQQKETELVTLVCPLAGSIPTIQEGEFEKEEQYGHKVDEATHSSLDLDTNTEALNMTEDGGLLDSTILKDKCETQNEEKSEKLICVKNTTNSSDILIDEGDLEEGEISGEISMDGNTFDVSSADAIVSEQMKLDEIEKPGSSFENMTSPFNTGISFQGFPSNLFTVNAIQDTPTLTKNQVLRKGFMEETSHGNSSVVQQIVDASRNEQSGPDPKKKKNKKMVDASGSKRGPGSQEKKTRKRKKYRKNKAEKNREPGGKRPKFIPEQKPKPKQCRHYMKGRCHEGDQCNFSHDAIPLTKSVPCAHYACGSCMKGNDCPYDHQLSKYPCSNFVSKGSCYRGRCMFSHQVQTSQDIPTPTNACKPELKSPLSSGNTNFSTPLNNHGTGSVQQTNSNSKGIYSHTNVEHKVTDVSQTKPTSAPKGIRFINVANLSPTTPKQDTVQPNKGNLVHGGTCADKGQNTVEISKKIPAVMPKGVNFLSFGKGSVCSFKLSIQSTAQEMILKLPQSVNFGLSEHSVSLLNKDDHGKAIDITAQNLPQTALFSHEISDKNQSMAERMKSRFLEKDSTDDSVRDHSHCKSAQEVNKASDNSQASTVTSATLLASPFVSLQSSEGLVSGCPKQASNIGQRALISTLAFAAEHESNIKMKCPTGASPV is encoded by the exons ATAATGGCAATGTTGGAATGGGGCAAGAAAACCAGGAAAAGGAGCCTGAGAACTCCGAGTTAAAAGTTGGTGCTGATGTCAAGGATCCCAAGGGTCCAATACCCTTGAAGGAAATACATGATGTTCATGAGACCATTGAAAGTGTTGGAGACAAGGGTAAGGATTTGAGTGCCAATGCTATGGTCCTAGATGATGCAGCAGCATTTCTTATGGGAGGAGATGAACAATCTACACAAACAGATGGTTTTCATTTGGAACAAACGATAATGGACGAGTTGGAGCTTGTTGTAAAAGGGGATGAAGATCCTGTTTGTGATGATAGTTTAATCCCCTTGAACTGCGAGAAACAGAATAGCGGTAGTGAAGTTGATTTGATGGATTACCGAGTAGAACATGTTGAACATCTGCGTTCTGGTACAAATACGTCTGAAAGTGTAAGTGAGGTGCAGTCGCAAGTACAAGGGGAGCTTAATCAACTTGACGTGGAAGGCTTTAATGTGTCCGAGTCAACAAAGGGACAAGCTTCCGATTCCGTAATTAGTAGTACATCAAGCATACAGATTGAAAGACAACAGAAGGAAACAGAATTGGTAACGCTGGTTTGTCCTCTAGCGGGATCTATTCCTACTATTCAAGAGGGTGAATTTGAGAAGGAAGAACAGTATGGTCATAAGGTTGATGAAGCAACTCATAGTTCTTTAGATCTTGATACAAATACTGAAGCATTGAATATGACAGAAGATGGTGGATTGCTAGACTCTAcaattttgaaagataaatgTGAAACACAAAATGAAGAGAAATCAGAGAAGTTAATTTGTGtgaaaaatacaacaaattctTCCGATATTCTGATCGACGAAGGAGATCTAGAAGAGGGAGAAATTTCTGGAGAAATTTCAATGGATGGAAACACATTTGACGTGTCTTCTGCAGATGCTATAGTTTCAGAACAGATGAAATTGGATGAGATTGAGAAACCCGGGAGTTCATTTGAAAACATGACTTCTCCTTTCAATACGGGTATCTCCTTTCAAGGCTTTCCATCTAATCTCTTTACGGTAAATGCAATTCAAGATACACCAACATTAACCAAAAATCAAGTCTTGCGCAAAGGATTCATGGAAGAAACCTCTCACGGGAACTCGTCTGTAGTACAG CAGATTGTTGATGCCAGCAGAAATGAACAAAGTGGTCCTGAtcctaagaagaagaaaaacaaaaag ATGGTTGATGCCAGTGGGAGCAAACGTGGTCCTGGTTCTCAGGAGAAGAAAACTAGAAAGAGG AAGAAGTATCGAAAGAACAAAGCAGAAAAGAACAGAGAGCCAGGTGGTAAAAGGCCAAAGTTTATTCCagaacaaaaaccaaaacctaAACAATGTCGCCATTATATGAAAGGAAGATGCCATGAG GGGGACCAGTGCAATTTCTCACATGATGCTATTCCTTTAACAAAGTCCGTG CCATGTGCTCACTATGCCTGTGGCTCTTGTATGAAAGGGAATGATTGCCCATATGATCATCAGCTTTCCAAGTATCCTTGTTCCAATTTTGTGTCTAAAGGCTCCTGTTATAGAGGTCGTTGTATGTTTTCACACCAG GTGCAAACCAGCCAAGATATACCTACGCCTACAAATGCTTGCAAACCAGAGTTGAAGTCTCCTCTTTCGTCAGGAAATACAAATTTCAGTACACCACTGAATAATCATGGCACTGGTTCTGTCCAACAAACCAACTCCAATTCTAAGGGAATTTATTCTCACACCAATGTAGAACATAAGGTGACAGACGTTTCACAGACAAAGCCTACCTCAGCACCCAAAGGAATTAGATTTATAAATGTTGCTAACTTATCACCTACTACACCAAAACAAGACACGGTACAACCAAACAAGGGAAATCTTGTCCACGGTGGAACATGTGCAGATAAAGGTCAAAATACTGTggaaatttctaaaaaaattccaGCTGTCATGCCCAAGGGAGTCAACTTTCTTTCTTTCGGCAAAGGTTCTGTTTGCAGTTTTAAACTTTCTATTCAATCCACTGCACAAGAAATGATATTGAAGTTGCCTCAGTCAGTCAATTTTGGTTTGTCTGAACATTCAGTTTCACTGCTGAATAAGGATGATCATGGAAAAGCTATTGACATAACTGCACAAAATTTACCACAAACTGCGCTATTCTCACATGAGATTTCAGACAAAAACCAATCCATGGCAGAACGAATGAAATCAAGGTTTCTGGAGAAAGATTCAACCGATGATTCTGTGAGGGATCACAGCCATTGTAAATCAGCTCAAGAGGTAAATAAGGCATCTGATAATTCTCAGGCTTCAACTGTGACCTCAGCTACGCTTCTTGCTAGTCCCTTTGTTTCACTTCAATCTTCAGAAGGCCTGGTATCTGGATGTCCTAAACAAGCATCAAACATAGGCCAAAGGGCACTCATTTCGACTTTAGCTTTTGCGGCGGAGCATGAATCAAATATTAAGATGAAATGCCCTACTGGTGCTTCACCTGTATGA
- the LOC11437410 gene encoding uncharacterized protein isoform X2 — protein MEKVDTEIIPMPFPPYRRSHFRSHTYTTLLRILSHLSSSTVPDNGNVGMGQENQEKEPENSELKVGADVKDPKGPIPLKEIHDVHETIESVGDKGKDLSANAMVLDDAAAFLMGGDEQSTQTDGFHLEQTIMDELELVVKGDEDPVCDDSLIPLNCEKQNSGSEVDLMDYRVEHVEHLRSGTNTSESVSEVQSQVQGELNQLDVEGFNVSESTKGQASDSVISSTSSIQIERQQKETELVTLVCPLAGSIPTIQEGEFEKEEQYGHKVDEATHSSLDLDTNTEALNMTEDGGLLDSTILKDKCETQNEEKSEKLICVKNTTNSSDILIDEGDLEEGEISGEISMDGNTFDVSSADAIVSEQMKLDEIEKPGSSFENMTSPFNTGISFQGFPSNLFTVNAIQDTPTLTKNQVLRKGFMEETSHGNSSVVQIVDASRNEQSGPDPKKKKNKKQMVDASGSKRGPGSQEKKTRKRKKYRKNKAEKNREPGGKRPKFIPEQKPKPKQCRHYMKGRCHEGDQCNFSHDAIPLTKSVPCAHYACGSCMKGNDCPYDHQLSKYPCSNFVSKGSCYRGRCMFSHQVQTSQDIPTPTNACKPELKSPLSSGNTNFSTPLNNHGTGSVQQTNSNSKGIYSHTNVEHKVTDVSQTKPTSAPKGIRFINVANLSPTTPKQDTVQPNKGNLVHGGTCADKGQNTVEISKKIPAVMPKGVNFLSFGKGSVCSFKLSIQSTAQEMILKLPQSVNFGLSEHSVSLLNKDDHGKAIDITAQNLPQTALFSHEISDKNQSMAERMKSRFLEKDSTDDSVRDHSHCKSAQEVNKASDNSQASTVTSATLLASPFVSLQSSEGLVSGCPKQASNIGQRALISTLAFAAEHESNIKMKCPTGASPV, from the exons ATAATGGCAATGTTGGAATGGGGCAAGAAAACCAGGAAAAGGAGCCTGAGAACTCCGAGTTAAAAGTTGGTGCTGATGTCAAGGATCCCAAGGGTCCAATACCCTTGAAGGAAATACATGATGTTCATGAGACCATTGAAAGTGTTGGAGACAAGGGTAAGGATTTGAGTGCCAATGCTATGGTCCTAGATGATGCAGCAGCATTTCTTATGGGAGGAGATGAACAATCTACACAAACAGATGGTTTTCATTTGGAACAAACGATAATGGACGAGTTGGAGCTTGTTGTAAAAGGGGATGAAGATCCTGTTTGTGATGATAGTTTAATCCCCTTGAACTGCGAGAAACAGAATAGCGGTAGTGAAGTTGATTTGATGGATTACCGAGTAGAACATGTTGAACATCTGCGTTCTGGTACAAATACGTCTGAAAGTGTAAGTGAGGTGCAGTCGCAAGTACAAGGGGAGCTTAATCAACTTGACGTGGAAGGCTTTAATGTGTCCGAGTCAACAAAGGGACAAGCTTCCGATTCCGTAATTAGTAGTACATCAAGCATACAGATTGAAAGACAACAGAAGGAAACAGAATTGGTAACGCTGGTTTGTCCTCTAGCGGGATCTATTCCTACTATTCAAGAGGGTGAATTTGAGAAGGAAGAACAGTATGGTCATAAGGTTGATGAAGCAACTCATAGTTCTTTAGATCTTGATACAAATACTGAAGCATTGAATATGACAGAAGATGGTGGATTGCTAGACTCTAcaattttgaaagataaatgTGAAACACAAAATGAAGAGAAATCAGAGAAGTTAATTTGTGtgaaaaatacaacaaattctTCCGATATTCTGATCGACGAAGGAGATCTAGAAGAGGGAGAAATTTCTGGAGAAATTTCAATGGATGGAAACACATTTGACGTGTCTTCTGCAGATGCTATAGTTTCAGAACAGATGAAATTGGATGAGATTGAGAAACCCGGGAGTTCATTTGAAAACATGACTTCTCCTTTCAATACGGGTATCTCCTTTCAAGGCTTTCCATCTAATCTCTTTACGGTAAATGCAATTCAAGATACACCAACATTAACCAAAAATCAAGTCTTGCGCAAAGGATTCATGGAAGAAACCTCTCACGGGAACTCGTCTGTAGTACAG ATTGTTGATGCCAGCAGAAATGAACAAAGTGGTCCTGAtcctaagaagaagaaaaacaaaaag CAGATGGTTGATGCCAGTGGGAGCAAACGTGGTCCTGGTTCTCAGGAGAAGAAAACTAGAAAGAGG AAGAAGTATCGAAAGAACAAAGCAGAAAAGAACAGAGAGCCAGGTGGTAAAAGGCCAAAGTTTATTCCagaacaaaaaccaaaacctaAACAATGTCGCCATTATATGAAAGGAAGATGCCATGAG GGGGACCAGTGCAATTTCTCACATGATGCTATTCCTTTAACAAAGTCCGTG CCATGTGCTCACTATGCCTGTGGCTCTTGTATGAAAGGGAATGATTGCCCATATGATCATCAGCTTTCCAAGTATCCTTGTTCCAATTTTGTGTCTAAAGGCTCCTGTTATAGAGGTCGTTGTATGTTTTCACACCAG GTGCAAACCAGCCAAGATATACCTACGCCTACAAATGCTTGCAAACCAGAGTTGAAGTCTCCTCTTTCGTCAGGAAATACAAATTTCAGTACACCACTGAATAATCATGGCACTGGTTCTGTCCAACAAACCAACTCCAATTCTAAGGGAATTTATTCTCACACCAATGTAGAACATAAGGTGACAGACGTTTCACAGACAAAGCCTACCTCAGCACCCAAAGGAATTAGATTTATAAATGTTGCTAACTTATCACCTACTACACCAAAACAAGACACGGTACAACCAAACAAGGGAAATCTTGTCCACGGTGGAACATGTGCAGATAAAGGTCAAAATACTGTggaaatttctaaaaaaattccaGCTGTCATGCCCAAGGGAGTCAACTTTCTTTCTTTCGGCAAAGGTTCTGTTTGCAGTTTTAAACTTTCTATTCAATCCACTGCACAAGAAATGATATTGAAGTTGCCTCAGTCAGTCAATTTTGGTTTGTCTGAACATTCAGTTTCACTGCTGAATAAGGATGATCATGGAAAAGCTATTGACATAACTGCACAAAATTTACCACAAACTGCGCTATTCTCACATGAGATTTCAGACAAAAACCAATCCATGGCAGAACGAATGAAATCAAGGTTTCTGGAGAAAGATTCAACCGATGATTCTGTGAGGGATCACAGCCATTGTAAATCAGCTCAAGAGGTAAATAAGGCATCTGATAATTCTCAGGCTTCAACTGTGACCTCAGCTACGCTTCTTGCTAGTCCCTTTGTTTCACTTCAATCTTCAGAAGGCCTGGTATCTGGATGTCCTAAACAAGCATCAAACATAGGCCAAAGGGCACTCATTTCGACTTTAGCTTTTGCGGCGGAGCATGAATCAAATATTAAGATGAAATGCCCTACTGGTGCTTCACCTGTATGA
- the LOC11437410 gene encoding uncharacterized protein isoform X4 has product MEKVDTEIIPMPFPPYRRSHFRSHTYTTLLRILSHLSSSTVPDNGNVGMGQENQEKEPENSELKVGADVKDPKGPIPLKEIHDVHETIESVGDKGKDLSANAMVLDDAAAFLMGGDEQSTQTDGFHLEQTIMDELELVVKGDEDPVCDDSLIPLNCEKQNSGSEVDLMDYRVEHVEHLRSGTNTSESVSEVQSQVQGELNQLDVEGFNVSESTKGQASDSVISSTSSIQIERQQKETELVTLVCPLAGSIPTIQEGEFEKEEQYGHKVDEATHSSLDLDTNTEALNMTEDGGLLDSTILKDKCETQNEEKSEKLICVKNTTNSSDILIDEGDLEEGEISGEISMDGNTFDVSSADAIVSEQMKLDEIEKPGSSFENMTSPFNTGISFQGFPSNLFTVNAIQDTPTLTKNQVLRKGFMEETSHGNSSVVQIVDASRNEQSGPDPKKKKNKKMVDASGSKRGPGSQEKKTRKRKKYRKNKAEKNREPGGKRPKFIPEQKPKPKQCRHYMKGRCHEGDQCNFSHDAIPLTKSVPCAHYACGSCMKGNDCPYDHQLSKYPCSNFVSKGSCYRGRCMFSHQVQTSQDIPTPTNACKPELKSPLSSGNTNFSTPLNNHGTGSVQQTNSNSKGIYSHTNVEHKVTDVSQTKPTSAPKGIRFINVANLSPTTPKQDTVQPNKGNLVHGGTCADKGQNTVEISKKIPAVMPKGVNFLSFGKGSVCSFKLSIQSTAQEMILKLPQSVNFGLSEHSVSLLNKDDHGKAIDITAQNLPQTALFSHEISDKNQSMAERMKSRFLEKDSTDDSVRDHSHCKSAQEVNKASDNSQASTVTSATLLASPFVSLQSSEGLVSGCPKQASNIGQRALISTLAFAAEHESNIKMKCPTGASPV; this is encoded by the exons ATAATGGCAATGTTGGAATGGGGCAAGAAAACCAGGAAAAGGAGCCTGAGAACTCCGAGTTAAAAGTTGGTGCTGATGTCAAGGATCCCAAGGGTCCAATACCCTTGAAGGAAATACATGATGTTCATGAGACCATTGAAAGTGTTGGAGACAAGGGTAAGGATTTGAGTGCCAATGCTATGGTCCTAGATGATGCAGCAGCATTTCTTATGGGAGGAGATGAACAATCTACACAAACAGATGGTTTTCATTTGGAACAAACGATAATGGACGAGTTGGAGCTTGTTGTAAAAGGGGATGAAGATCCTGTTTGTGATGATAGTTTAATCCCCTTGAACTGCGAGAAACAGAATAGCGGTAGTGAAGTTGATTTGATGGATTACCGAGTAGAACATGTTGAACATCTGCGTTCTGGTACAAATACGTCTGAAAGTGTAAGTGAGGTGCAGTCGCAAGTACAAGGGGAGCTTAATCAACTTGACGTGGAAGGCTTTAATGTGTCCGAGTCAACAAAGGGACAAGCTTCCGATTCCGTAATTAGTAGTACATCAAGCATACAGATTGAAAGACAACAGAAGGAAACAGAATTGGTAACGCTGGTTTGTCCTCTAGCGGGATCTATTCCTACTATTCAAGAGGGTGAATTTGAGAAGGAAGAACAGTATGGTCATAAGGTTGATGAAGCAACTCATAGTTCTTTAGATCTTGATACAAATACTGAAGCATTGAATATGACAGAAGATGGTGGATTGCTAGACTCTAcaattttgaaagataaatgTGAAACACAAAATGAAGAGAAATCAGAGAAGTTAATTTGTGtgaaaaatacaacaaattctTCCGATATTCTGATCGACGAAGGAGATCTAGAAGAGGGAGAAATTTCTGGAGAAATTTCAATGGATGGAAACACATTTGACGTGTCTTCTGCAGATGCTATAGTTTCAGAACAGATGAAATTGGATGAGATTGAGAAACCCGGGAGTTCATTTGAAAACATGACTTCTCCTTTCAATACGGGTATCTCCTTTCAAGGCTTTCCATCTAATCTCTTTACGGTAAATGCAATTCAAGATACACCAACATTAACCAAAAATCAAGTCTTGCGCAAAGGATTCATGGAAGAAACCTCTCACGGGAACTCGTCTGTAGTACAG ATTGTTGATGCCAGCAGAAATGAACAAAGTGGTCCTGAtcctaagaagaagaaaaacaaaaag ATGGTTGATGCCAGTGGGAGCAAACGTGGTCCTGGTTCTCAGGAGAAGAAAACTAGAAAGAGG AAGAAGTATCGAAAGAACAAAGCAGAAAAGAACAGAGAGCCAGGTGGTAAAAGGCCAAAGTTTATTCCagaacaaaaaccaaaacctaAACAATGTCGCCATTATATGAAAGGAAGATGCCATGAG GGGGACCAGTGCAATTTCTCACATGATGCTATTCCTTTAACAAAGTCCGTG CCATGTGCTCACTATGCCTGTGGCTCTTGTATGAAAGGGAATGATTGCCCATATGATCATCAGCTTTCCAAGTATCCTTGTTCCAATTTTGTGTCTAAAGGCTCCTGTTATAGAGGTCGTTGTATGTTTTCACACCAG GTGCAAACCAGCCAAGATATACCTACGCCTACAAATGCTTGCAAACCAGAGTTGAAGTCTCCTCTTTCGTCAGGAAATACAAATTTCAGTACACCACTGAATAATCATGGCACTGGTTCTGTCCAACAAACCAACTCCAATTCTAAGGGAATTTATTCTCACACCAATGTAGAACATAAGGTGACAGACGTTTCACAGACAAAGCCTACCTCAGCACCCAAAGGAATTAGATTTATAAATGTTGCTAACTTATCACCTACTACACCAAAACAAGACACGGTACAACCAAACAAGGGAAATCTTGTCCACGGTGGAACATGTGCAGATAAAGGTCAAAATACTGTggaaatttctaaaaaaattccaGCTGTCATGCCCAAGGGAGTCAACTTTCTTTCTTTCGGCAAAGGTTCTGTTTGCAGTTTTAAACTTTCTATTCAATCCACTGCACAAGAAATGATATTGAAGTTGCCTCAGTCAGTCAATTTTGGTTTGTCTGAACATTCAGTTTCACTGCTGAATAAGGATGATCATGGAAAAGCTATTGACATAACTGCACAAAATTTACCACAAACTGCGCTATTCTCACATGAGATTTCAGACAAAAACCAATCCATGGCAGAACGAATGAAATCAAGGTTTCTGGAGAAAGATTCAACCGATGATTCTGTGAGGGATCACAGCCATTGTAAATCAGCTCAAGAGGTAAATAAGGCATCTGATAATTCTCAGGCTTCAACTGTGACCTCAGCTACGCTTCTTGCTAGTCCCTTTGTTTCACTTCAATCTTCAGAAGGCCTGGTATCTGGATGTCCTAAACAAGCATCAAACATAGGCCAAAGGGCACTCATTTCGACTTTAGCTTTTGCGGCGGAGCATGAATCAAATATTAAGATGAAATGCCCTACTGGTGCTTCACCTGTATGA